Proteins encoded by one window of Bacillus sp. DTU_2020_1000418_1_SI_GHA_SEK_038:
- a CDS encoding aldehyde dehydrogenase family protein: protein MNKIIETSKKYLLINGKKVETANYSPLYSPYSGEMIAEIALADEKLTKDAISSAVEAFKVISVMPAYQRAEILEKVVELLKERAEEAAEVISLESAKPITFAKAEVARTIETYKFAAEEAKRIHGETIPFDAAVGGVGRIGFTVRKPIGVIGAITPFNFPMNLVAHKVGPAIASGNSIVLKPASQTPLSALYIADLFQEAGLPDGVLNVVTGPGGVVGEAIIQDDRVKMITFTGSPAVGIGIRNRAGLKKTTLELGSNAAVIIDKGIEIDKIVDRLVMGAFSNQGQVCISLQRVYAHKNVYDELVEKLTTAAQKLKIGDPLDPETYISSLISKSETDRALGWIEESKQNNAKILAGGKTENGILAPTVIVDVDPKQKVSCQEVFAPVVIVNKIESIEEAITYVNDSQFGLQAGIYTENIHEAFKAADHLEVGAVMINDVPTFRVDQMPYGGIKNSGTGREGLKYAVEEMTEMKLIVVNQG, encoded by the coding sequence ATGAATAAAATAATTGAAACATCTAAGAAGTATTTATTAATCAATGGGAAAAAAGTGGAAACAGCTAACTATTCTCCTCTGTATTCTCCATATTCAGGAGAAATGATAGCTGAAATTGCTCTAGCAGATGAAAAGCTTACGAAAGATGCGATCTCTTCCGCTGTGGAAGCCTTTAAAGTGATTTCTGTTATGCCTGCTTATCAACGGGCAGAAATTTTGGAAAAAGTAGTGGAGCTCTTGAAAGAAAGAGCTGAAGAAGCGGCTGAAGTGATTTCATTGGAGTCTGCTAAGCCTATTACATTTGCGAAAGCAGAAGTAGCTAGAACCATTGAAACCTATAAATTCGCTGCTGAAGAAGCAAAAAGAATTCATGGTGAAACGATTCCATTTGATGCTGCTGTCGGCGGTGTCGGAAGAATTGGCTTTACAGTACGCAAACCAATTGGCGTAATCGGGGCTATTACTCCTTTTAACTTTCCAATGAATCTAGTTGCTCATAAAGTAGGGCCTGCGATTGCTTCAGGCAATTCCATTGTGCTAAAACCAGCTTCTCAAACACCACTATCTGCTTTATATATTGCCGATCTATTTCAAGAAGCCGGTTTACCTGACGGTGTATTAAATGTAGTGACAGGACCTGGGGGCGTTGTTGGAGAGGCCATTATTCAAGATGATCGTGTCAAAATGATTACCTTTACTGGTAGCCCAGCTGTTGGAATTGGTATCCGTAACCGTGCAGGATTAAAGAAAACAACGTTAGAGCTTGGTTCAAATGCAGCTGTCATCATCGATAAAGGAATCGAGATCGATAAAATTGTTGATCGTCTCGTGATGGGGGCTTTCTCAAATCAAGGCCAAGTATGTATTTCATTGCAGAGGGTTTATGCCCATAAAAACGTTTATGATGAGCTTGTAGAAAAGCTGACAACAGCGGCACAAAAATTAAAAATCGGTGATCCATTAGATCCTGAAACATATATTTCTTCCTTAATATCAAAAAGTGAAACAGATCGTGCATTAGGCTGGATTGAGGAATCTAAGCAAAATAACGCTAAGATTCTAGCAGGAGGAAAAACTGAAAACGGCATTCTGGCGCCTACCGTTATTGTAGATGTGGATCCAAAACAAAAGGTTTCCTGTCAAGAGGTCTTTGCACCGGTTGTTATCGTAAACAAGATTGAGTCTATTGAAGAAGCGATTACTTATGTGAATGATTCACAGTTCGGGCTTCAAGCAGGAATTTACACTGAAAATATCCATGAAGCTTTTAAAGCGGCTGACCATCTCGAGGTCGGGGCTGTCATGATTAACGATGTTCCAACGTTCCGTGTTGACCAAATGCCATATGGCGGGATTAAAAACAGCGGTACAGGCAGAGAAGGACTTAAGTACGCTGTAGAAGAAATGACTGAAATGAAACTAATAGTAGTGAATCAAGGCTAA
- a CDS encoding aromatic ring-hydroxylating dioxygenase subunit alpha, whose protein sequence is MAYRPVLNEASRTYERTLTYDLYTDPKVFELEKEQIFSKSWQLVGHISQVQNVGQFFTTEVNGEPIIVTKGKDEVIRAFYNVCPHRATVLEKSEAGQKKIFQCGYHGWTFHLDGQLNKAPNFKGEDAHCVSDRCLRAVRMEIMESFIFVNLDDNCKPLNESYGDFAERLKKFPFLKELKRINSKTRVIKANWKAFIDNYLECDHCYVAHPSFVGTLDMENYQIITCENYSLQFSDIKPDKMMGETDLNQAEVKGGEFYWLWPNLMMTIYPGPGNIATIQMIPIDHETTLGVYTYYFRDENLSQEEKDLVTFAEQVRQEDVELVELEQIGFRSRAFNKGVYSSSEKAIVQFHDLVLEALDK, encoded by the coding sequence ATGGCTTATAGACCAGTCCTAAACGAAGCGAGCAGAACTTACGAAAGAACGTTAACTTATGATTTATATACAGATCCTAAAGTGTTTGAATTAGAAAAGGAGCAAATTTTCTCAAAATCATGGCAGCTAGTGGGCCATATTAGTCAAGTACAAAACGTGGGTCAATTCTTCACGACCGAAGTAAATGGAGAACCGATTATTGTGACGAAAGGAAAAGACGAAGTAATCCGCGCGTTCTATAATGTTTGTCCTCACCGTGCAACAGTCCTTGAAAAAAGCGAAGCAGGTCAGAAGAAAATTTTCCAATGTGGGTATCATGGATGGACATTCCATTTAGATGGCCAGTTAAACAAAGCGCCGAACTTTAAAGGCGAAGATGCTCATTGTGTAAGCGACCGTTGTTTAAGGGCGGTAAGAATGGAAATCATGGAATCTTTCATTTTCGTAAATTTAGATGATAATTGTAAGCCTCTAAATGAATCTTACGGTGATTTTGCAGAGAGATTGAAGAAGTTCCCTTTCCTAAAAGAATTAAAAAGAATCAATTCCAAAACACGTGTAATTAAAGCGAACTGGAAAGCGTTCATTGATAATTATTTAGAGTGTGACCACTGCTATGTCGCTCACCCTAGCTTTGTAGGAACTCTAGATATGGAGAATTACCAAATCATCACATGTGAAAATTACTCCCTGCAATTTAGTGATATAAAGCCAGATAAGATGATGGGTGAAACGGATTTAAATCAAGCTGAAGTCAAAGGTGGAGAATTCTATTGGTTGTGGCCTAACCTTATGATGACCATCTACCCAGGCCCAGGAAATATTGCAACCATACAAATGATTCCGATTGACCATGAAACAACTCTAGGCGTCTATACTTACTATTTTAGAGATGAAAATTTATCACAGGAAGAAAAAGATCTTGTTACTTTTGCTGAACAGGTTCGTCAAGAGGATGTCGAGTTAGTTGAACTAGAGCAAATTGGTTTCCGCTCACGTGCATTTAATAAAGGCGTATACTCTTCATCTGAAAAGGCCATTGTTCAATTCCATGATTTAGTATTGGAGGCTCTAGATAAATAA
- a CDS encoding sigma-54 interaction domain-containing protein, translating into MSDPFEITGETLKKILDYSSDEIFVLDSEMRIIFVNSVCEKHYGLKPHEVMGKYNVELFEKGYWKPSIVPIVFKEKKPVTIKQTTYIGAELLTTAVPILNAQNDIELVVITSQELQNYKSVKYDKDIEGQGQNDAEWSLITNCKKMKDILKMCRKIAKVDSTILIHGESGTGKGVLAQYIHQISNRKNNTFMKINCAALPEDLLESELFGYLDGAFTGARKAGKIGLIEASDGGTLFLDEIGEVPLSVQAKLLQVIQEKRFIPIGSHITKKVDIRIIAATNRNLVEMVKNGEFREDLYYRLNIIDVKIPSLRERREDIIPLTYHYLYKFNKEYEMNKLISQECLEIFSRYSWPGNIRQLENLIERLVVTSDSVIQLADLPELISENVSIQDQSILPSDLDEAVNYVKQTLVTKSYQKHKSSRKVAKDLNISQTRAVTLINQYCKL; encoded by the coding sequence ATGTCTGATCCTTTTGAAATCACAGGGGAAACCCTAAAGAAGATTTTAGATTATTCATCTGATGAAATTTTTGTTCTGGACAGTGAAATGCGAATTATATTTGTCAATAGTGTGTGTGAAAAGCATTATGGACTTAAACCACATGAGGTAATGGGGAAGTATAATGTGGAATTATTCGAAAAAGGCTACTGGAAACCATCGATTGTTCCTATTGTCTTTAAGGAGAAAAAGCCCGTAACCATTAAGCAGACTACTTATATCGGTGCAGAACTTTTAACGACAGCCGTTCCCATTTTAAATGCTCAAAATGATATTGAACTTGTTGTGATTACTTCTCAAGAATTACAAAATTACAAAAGTGTAAAATATGATAAAGATATTGAAGGTCAAGGTCAGAATGATGCTGAGTGGAGTTTAATTACGAACTGCAAAAAAATGAAAGATATTTTGAAAATGTGCCGAAAAATCGCCAAAGTGGATTCAACCATTTTAATTCATGGGGAATCTGGAACTGGTAAAGGGGTGCTTGCCCAATATATTCACCAAATTAGTAATAGAAAAAATAACACATTTATGAAAATTAATTGTGCCGCTCTTCCGGAAGATTTGCTGGAATCGGAACTTTTCGGGTATTTAGATGGAGCTTTTACAGGAGCTAGAAAAGCTGGCAAGATCGGATTAATAGAAGCTTCAGATGGGGGCACATTATTTCTGGACGAAATAGGAGAGGTGCCATTATCCGTACAAGCCAAACTCCTTCAAGTCATTCAAGAAAAACGATTTATTCCCATTGGCAGCCATATAACGAAAAAAGTTGATATTCGTATTATTGCTGCAACTAATCGGAATTTAGTTGAGATGGTCAAAAACGGTGAATTTAGAGAGGATCTCTACTATCGATTAAACATCATTGATGTGAAAATTCCCTCCCTTCGCGAAAGAAGGGAAGATATTATTCCGTTAACCTACCATTATTTATATAAATTTAACAAAGAATATGAAATGAATAAATTGATATCTCAGGAATGTCTAGAAATATTTAGCCGTTATTCTTGGCCAGGCAATATCCGTCAGTTGGAAAACTTAATTGAAAGGCTAGTCGTTACTAGTGATTCTGTTATTCAACTCGCTGATCTGCCGGAGTTAATATCAGAAAATGTCAGCATACAAGACCAATCGATTCTACCTTCAGACTTAGACGAGGCTGTCAATTATGTAAAACAAACGTTAGTTACAAAATCCTATCAAAAGCATAAAAGCTCCAGAAAAGTCGCAAAGGACTTAAATATAAGTCAAACAAGGGCCGTTACACTAATAAACCAATATTGTAAGCTTTGA
- a CDS encoding DMT family transporter, whose protein sequence is MSSSSAVLINSRKKGIILVLIGAILWGVSGTVAQFLFQHQGFSPEWLVVIRLLISGTLLLGIAYKREKHRIWGIWRVKHDAFSIILFGILGMLAVQYTFFAAIHHGNAATATVLQYLAPVLIMCYSAFRAKRMPTLIEGIALIFAISGTFLLVTRGSLHTLSISGLALFWGLTSAVALAYYTLQPLKLLANWGSTIVVGWGMLIGGIFFSFIHPPWDFVGEWTLPSVFAVIFIVAFGTIIAFYCYLESLKYISASDTSLLACAEPLTAAFLAIVWLHVTFGFAEWLGTICILSTIALLSVKKEKSTLMVSEKVEYKVNQS, encoded by the coding sequence ATGAGTTCCAGTAGTGCTGTATTAATAAATTCACGAAAAAAGGGGATTATCCTTGTGCTGATCGGGGCAATCCTTTGGGGAGTTTCCGGAACCGTTGCCCAATTCCTATTTCAGCATCAAGGTTTTAGTCCAGAGTGGCTGGTAGTTATTAGGCTATTAATATCTGGAACTCTTTTACTAGGCATCGCCTATAAAAGAGAAAAACATAGAATTTGGGGTATATGGAGGGTCAAGCATGACGCATTCAGTATTATCCTCTTTGGGATCCTTGGAATGCTTGCTGTTCAGTACACATTTTTTGCGGCCATCCATCACGGGAATGCAGCGACCGCTACGGTTCTTCAGTATTTAGCTCCAGTTCTGATTATGTGCTATTCGGCCTTTCGTGCGAAACGAATGCCTACTCTAATAGAAGGAATTGCATTAATTTTCGCCATTTCCGGCACGTTTTTGCTTGTAACGCGAGGGAGTCTCCACACACTTTCTATATCCGGCCTAGCCCTTTTTTGGGGTCTGACCTCTGCTGTTGCTTTAGCCTATTATACGCTCCAGCCTCTTAAGCTTCTTGCTAATTGGGGATCCACCATAGTGGTAGGCTGGGGAATGTTAATTGGCGGCATTTTCTTTAGCTTTATTCATCCTCCATGGGATTTTGTTGGAGAGTGGACTCTTCCGTCTGTTTTTGCTGTTATATTTATTGTGGCTTTCGGAACAATCATTGCGTTTTATTGCTATTTAGAAAGCTTAAAGTATATAAGTGCTTCTGATACGAGTTTACTTGCCTGTGCAGAGCCATTAACAGCGGCATTCTTAGCTATTGTTTGGCTTCATGTTACATTTGGCTTTGCTGAATGGCTCGGAACCATTTGTATTTTAAGTACGATTGCGCTGCTGTCGGTTAAGAAGGAAAAAAGTACATTGATGGTAAGTGAGAAAGTGGAATATAAAGTAAATCAATCGTAG
- a CDS encoding DUF2277 domain-containing protein, which translates to MCRNIKTLYNFDPPASEEEIQAAALQYVRKITGFNKPSKVNEEAFNHAVQEVAMVSRNLFNSLETSAEPRNREIEAERARARAAKRFGTN; encoded by the coding sequence ATGTGCCGAAACATTAAAACATTATATAATTTCGACCCGCCAGCTTCCGAAGAGGAAATTCAAGCAGCGGCTCTACAGTATGTAAGGAAAATTACAGGTTTTAACAAGCCTTCAAAGGTGAACGAAGAAGCGTTTAATCATGCAGTCCAAGAAGTAGCAATGGTTTCAAGAAATTTATTTAACTCACTTGAAACAAGTGCCGAGCCACGCAATCGTGAAATCGAGGCTGAGCGAGCTCGTGCCAGGGCAGCAAAAAGGTTTGGAACAAATTAA
- a CDS encoding MFS transporter yields MRNVMSQLFKNRFVQAIFLSSLFLQIGIWVRNFAVLLFVMEKTNGDAFAVSMISVAEFAPIFIFSFIGGTFADRWRPKRTMIWCDILSAVSVFAVLVTLVIGSWKIIFFATLISAILSQFSQPSGMKLFKMHLDEKLIQSAMSIYQTIFAVFMVFGPVLGTFVFQQFGIDVSIAITGVAFLLSAVMLAFIPADHSMESEKKESSLLEEMKSGIRYVLGKKELKLLGLCFMAAGLAIGLIHPLSIFLVTERLELAKESLQWLLMANGIGMIVGGAISVMFSKSVPPQKLLVIGMLANAVGMSVIGFSTNLPLTLGAEFVNGLFFPCIQIGINTLILQNTQSEFIGRVNGTLSPLFSGAMVVTMSLAGILKEMTSIVTMFEIAAVLFVIGLVVILPIYNMKAPNQGEGMLAKE; encoded by the coding sequence ATGAGGAATGTTATGTCGCAATTATTTAAAAATCGTTTTGTTCAGGCTATATTCCTTTCGTCCTTGTTCCTTCAAATCGGAATTTGGGTTCGGAATTTTGCTGTCCTTCTATTCGTTATGGAAAAAACAAATGGAGATGCATTTGCTGTTTCGATGATATCGGTCGCTGAGTTTGCACCAATCTTTATCTTCTCCTTCATTGGAGGAACATTCGCAGATCGCTGGCGTCCAAAAAGAACAATGATTTGGTGTGATATCTTAAGTGCGGTATCCGTATTTGCAGTATTAGTTACCCTTGTAATCGGCTCATGGAAAATCATCTTTTTCGCTACATTGATTTCTGCCATTTTATCACAATTTTCTCAGCCTTCAGGGATGAAATTATTTAAAATGCATTTGGATGAAAAATTGATTCAATCTGCCATGTCCATTTATCAAACAATTTTTGCCGTTTTCATGGTCTTTGGACCCGTGCTTGGAACATTTGTATTCCAGCAATTTGGAATAGATGTGTCCATTGCCATTACTGGCGTTGCGTTCCTGCTTTCGGCAGTAATGCTAGCCTTTATTCCTGCTGATCATTCGATGGAAAGCGAAAAGAAAGAGTCGTCTTTGCTGGAAGAAATGAAAAGCGGAATTCGCTATGTTCTTGGAAAAAAAGAGCTAAAGCTCCTTGGTCTATGCTTTATGGCTGCAGGGCTTGCTATTGGGCTGATCCATCCTTTATCCATTTTCCTCGTGACAGAACGATTGGAATTAGCAAAGGAAAGCTTACAATGGCTGCTAATGGCAAACGGAATCGGAATGATAGTAGGTGGAGCGATCTCAGTTATGTTCTCTAAGTCAGTTCCGCCGCAAAAGCTATTAGTTATTGGTATGCTTGCAAATGCAGTCGGGATGAGCGTCATTGGTTTTTCAACTAATTTGCCGCTCACGCTTGGGGCAGAATTTGTCAACGGATTATTCTTTCCATGCATCCAAATTGGGATTAATACACTAATCCTTCAAAATACACAATCGGAATTCATTGGAAGAGTTAATGGAACGTTAAGTCCACTTTTCAGTGGGGCTATGGTAGTAACAATGAGTTTGGCAGGTATCCTAAAAGAAATGACATCGATTGTTACAATGTTCGAGATTGCAGCGGTCTTATTCGTAATTGGTTTAGTTGTGATATTGCCGATTTACAACATGAAAGCACCAAACCAAGGCGAAGGAATGTTGGCAAAAGAATAA
- a CDS encoding SRPBCC domain-containing protein codes for METKVADIKKTIVFDAPIQKVWNAVSTAEGIASWFMPNDFQLEVGHEFHIQSPFGPSPCKVLEIDAPNHLSFSWDTDGWFVSFDLKDLGDKTEFTMIHGGWKQTDEIVPKAGRSASEIRDTMNGGWEALVKQKLRKVVEG; via the coding sequence ATGGAAACTAAAGTAGCAGATATTAAGAAGACAATTGTATTTGATGCGCCTATTCAAAAAGTATGGAATGCTGTATCAACAGCAGAAGGCATTGCCTCTTGGTTCATGCCAAATGACTTTCAGCTAGAAGTGGGTCATGAATTCCATATCCAATCTCCTTTTGGCCCATCTCCGTGCAAAGTATTAGAAATAGATGCTCCGAATCATTTATCTTTTTCTTGGGACACAGATGGCTGGTTTGTTTCTTTCGATTTAAAGGATTTAGGAGATAAAACTGAATTTACAATGATTCATGGCGGTTGGAAACAGACAGATGAAATTGTTCCTAAAGCCGGAAGAAGTGCTTCCGAAATCCGCGATACGATGAACGGCGGCTGGGAAGCGCTTGTTAAACAAAAACTGCGCAAAGTTGTGGAAGGGTAA
- a CDS encoding metalloregulator ArsR/SmtB family transcription factor has product MSALQKYDVFQAIADPTRREVLKLLAEKERPISEITAHFSMSRTAIAKHLHVLSEAELVSGRKVGRERRYLLQPESFTELKQWLAYFDQFWDNKLSILKHVVENSDTSESR; this is encoded by the coding sequence ATGTCAGCTTTACAAAAGTATGACGTTTTCCAGGCGATTGCTGATCCAACTCGCAGAGAAGTGCTTAAATTATTGGCTGAAAAAGAACGGCCGATTTCCGAAATTACTGCTCATTTCTCGATGAGCCGAACGGCTATTGCCAAGCATCTTCACGTGTTGTCAGAAGCTGAATTAGTCAGTGGACGAAAGGTAGGCAGAGAAAGGCGGTATCTCCTGCAGCCTGAATCGTTCACAGAGCTAAAACAATGGCTTGCCTATTTCGATCAGTTCTGGGATAATAAGCTTTCGATTCTGAAGCATGTTGTGGAAAATTCTGACACATCGGAAAGTCGCTGA
- a CDS encoding MerR family transcriptional regulator, which translates to MEYTVQGLAKLAGVSTRTLRYYDEIGILKPARMNSSGYRIYGKAEVDRLQQILFYRELDVSLYSIKKIMTSPAFDGASALKEHREKLLERRNQLDLLIANVDKTIKQTEGRIQMADKEKFNGFKKKMIDDNEKKYGKEIREKYGEDTVDQSNAKLMNMTEEDYEKVTNLAKEVTDTLAEAFAIGDPAGDLAQKAADLHKQWLCYYWKEYSKEAHAGLAQMYVDDERFTAYYDKEQPGTAEFLRDAILIYTGMKKS; encoded by the coding sequence ATGGAGTACACAGTGCAGGGATTGGCCAAATTAGCTGGGGTCAGTACCCGGACCTTACGATATTATGACGAAATTGGCATTCTTAAGCCGGCAAGAATGAATTCATCTGGATATCGGATATACGGGAAGGCGGAAGTTGATAGATTGCAGCAGATTCTTTTTTACAGGGAATTAGATGTAAGTTTGTACAGCATAAAAAAGATTATGACTTCTCCAGCCTTTGATGGAGCTAGTGCGCTAAAGGAGCATCGCGAAAAACTCCTAGAAAGAAGAAATCAGCTTGATTTGCTAATTGCCAATGTGGATAAAACGATTAAACAAACGGAAGGGAGAATTCAAATGGCGGATAAAGAGAAATTCAACGGATTTAAGAAGAAGATGATAGACGATAACGAGAAGAAATACGGCAAGGAAATACGTGAAAAGTATGGGGAAGATACAGTAGACCAATCCAATGCAAAGCTGATGAATATGACAGAAGAGGACTATGAAAAGGTCACCAATCTGGCAAAAGAGGTTACTGATACTTTAGCCGAAGCGTTCGCAATAGGAGATCCAGCAGGTGACCTAGCCCAAAAAGCAGCAGATTTGCATAAACAATGGCTATGCTATTATTGGAAAGAATACAGTAAGGAAGCGCATGCAGGTCTTGCCCAAATGTATGTGGATGATGAGAGGTTTACTGCATATTACGATAAGGAGCAGCCAGGCACAGCGGAGTTTTTGAGAGATGCAATTCTTATTTACACGGGGATGAAAAAGTCTTAA
- a CDS encoding TetR/AcrR family transcriptional regulator translates to MYSAFEKQPQEKKDLILKVAIEEFVKNSYEKTSTDTITSRAGISKGILFHYFKSKKNLYVYLVSYCVDLLTEITMDALKKVKSDDFFERVKEIFLLKHEILASYMQETLLITDALLNPPVAVSKEMQEILNKHLEAYQKEFMLEHIYLKELIQTNRLREGISVDTVINMTMFIGEQLGNKYQTLYKNKHYDFFTEPDPLAQELNDYLEIVKNGVYK, encoded by the coding sequence TTGTATTCAGCTTTTGAAAAACAGCCACAGGAGAAAAAGGATTTAATTTTGAAAGTGGCAATTGAGGAATTTGTGAAAAATAGCTACGAAAAAACGTCTACCGACACAATTACGAGCAGAGCAGGCATATCTAAGGGGATTCTGTTTCATTATTTTAAAAGCAAGAAAAATTTATATGTTTATCTAGTAAGTTATTGTGTCGATCTACTCACAGAAATAACAATGGACGCATTAAAAAAGGTGAAATCAGATGATTTTTTCGAGAGGGTAAAAGAAATTTTTCTATTGAAGCATGAAATCCTTGCGTCCTATATGCAGGAAACGCTGCTTATCACAGATGCCTTATTAAATCCGCCTGTGGCAGTGAGTAAGGAAATGCAGGAGATTTTAAATAAACATTTAGAAGCCTATCAAAAGGAATTCATGCTTGAACATATTTATCTTAAAGAGCTTATTCAAACAAATAGGTTAAGGGAAGGTATTTCTGTTGATACCGTTATTAATATGACAATGTTTATTGGAGAACAATTAGGAAATAAATATCAAACCCTCTATAAAAATAAGCATTATGATTTTTTCACTGAGCCCGATCCCCTTGCTCAGGAGTTAAATGACTATCTAGAAATTGTGAAAAATGGGGTATATAAATAA
- a CDS encoding ABC transporter permease subunit produces the protein MIFKREFRRGQKSLIIWSLVLAGLIIWLLSIFPQFAEGQKSMESLFDAYPESMKQMFRMDQLNLGTLIGFYGIEVYMMTTLLGSIYAALLASNILAKEENEKTIEFLLSKPVSRSQVVAEKLMAVIVNLFILNIVSTLSSIIGFQFAKDEAIPWDTFTLLTIATLLLHVTFAAIAFMFSSIMRKTRNVLSVSLAVVIVSYFINIMSGLSEELDILKYFSPFKFVDAANIINDQMIEPIYLILIGAIILISVSVSFMIYKKKDISV, from the coding sequence ATGATATTTAAAAGAGAGTTTAGACGGGGACAAAAGTCACTAATCATTTGGAGCTTGGTTCTTGCTGGATTAATTATCTGGCTTTTAAGCATTTTTCCTCAGTTTGCCGAGGGGCAGAAATCAATGGAGTCTTTGTTCGATGCCTATCCAGAATCCATGAAGCAAATGTTTAGGATGGATCAGCTTAATTTGGGAACATTAATTGGTTTTTACGGCATTGAGGTCTACATGATGACAACCCTTTTAGGAAGTATTTATGCGGCCTTGCTCGCCTCAAACATTCTTGCTAAAGAAGAAAATGAAAAAACAATTGAATTCTTACTATCAAAGCCTGTATCAAGAAGCCAGGTTGTAGCGGAAAAGCTTATGGCTGTGATTGTCAATTTATTCATCTTAAATATCGTTTCCACACTCTCGAGTATCATTGGTTTTCAGTTTGCCAAGGATGAAGCGATCCCTTGGGACACTTTTACATTGCTAACAATAGCAACCTTGTTATTGCATGTAACCTTTGCAGCGATTGCCTTTATGTTCTCTTCGATTATGAGAAAGACAAGGAATGTTCTCTCGGTATCACTAGCGGTTGTGATTGTATCTTACTTTATCAATATCATGTCGGGATTATCCGAGGAATTGGATATCCTTAAATATTTCAGCCCGTTTAAATTTGTTGACGCTGCTAACATTATTAATGACCAGATGATTGAACCGATTTACTTGATCCTAATCGGAGCGATTATTCTTATTAGTGTCTCCGTCTCATTTATGATATATAAAAAGAAGGACATTTCAGTCTGA
- a CDS encoding ABC transporter ATP-binding protein has product MSIVELKNLTKSYKKNRGIMDISFSIEEGEIFGFIGPNGAGKSTTIRTLLNLIYPTSGSATIFGKDTIKHTHEIRQNVGYLPSEVHYYDDMKVIDLLKYSAQFHKKLNSTRMMDLAARLDLDINRKIEDLSFGNRKKVGIVQALLHEPKLIILDEPTSGLDPLIQNHFFDLITEERDKGATIFFSSHILSEVQKMCDRVAIIKEGKLVTVETIEQLTKNKVKNIKITFEQPEQFSLELEGVIKKEVNGNTVALLYNGDIKSLLQHLIDLPVQDVLIEEPTLEEVFMHYYE; this is encoded by the coding sequence TTGTCTATTGTAGAGCTGAAGAATTTAACGAAGTCCTACAAAAAAAATCGGGGGATTATGGATATTTCATTCTCCATTGAAGAAGGAGAGATATTTGGATTTATTGGTCCGAATGGTGCAGGGAAAAGTACAACAATAAGAACTCTATTGAATCTTATCTATCCAACGAGCGGGAGTGCTACGATTTTTGGGAAGGATACCATTAAACATACACACGAAATTAGGCAGAACGTTGGTTATTTGCCATCTGAGGTTCACTATTATGATGATATGAAGGTCATTGACTTATTAAAATACTCAGCTCAGTTTCATAAAAAGCTTAACAGTACAAGAATGATGGATTTGGCTGCTAGACTTGATCTTGATATTAATCGAAAAATTGAAGACCTATCCTTTGGAAATCGCAAAAAGGTGGGAATTGTTCAAGCTTTGCTCCATGAACCAAAGCTGATTATTCTGGATGAGCCAACGAGCGGGCTCGATCCATTAATTCAAAATCACTTCTTCGATCTCATTACTGAAGAAAGGGATAAGGGGGCAACGATCTTTTTCTCCTCCCATATATTAAGTGAGGTTCAGAAAATGTGTGATCGAGTGGCTATTATTAAAGAAGGAAAGCTTGTGACAGTTGAAACCATTGAACAACTGACGAAAAATAAAGTGAAAAATATTAAGATTACATTTGAACAGCCTGAACAGTTTTCATTAGAACTTGAAGGAGTTATTAAAAAAGAAGTAAATGGAAATACAGTGGCCTTGCTTTATAACGGGGACATTAAATCACTGCTTCAGCATCTAATTGATTTGCCAGTTCAAGATGTGCTGATTGAGGAGCCGACTCTTGAGGAAGTGTTCATGCACTATTACGAATAG